The region ACCTCTTTGGCGATGGTGGAGATCTCAGCAGCCGAGCCCTGGCCGTTCTCCAGCTCAGGGAGGTCATCCTCCGGCCGCGCCAGGCCCTCGCTGCCCGTGCCCGTGCGCACCTCGATATAGTTGCCCTTGGTGGCCACCTTGGGCGTGTCCAACCCAGCCTCCAGCCCCTTGGAGGTGGTGGGCAGCTTCTCCCCGATCATGGAGGGGATGGAGGACATTCGGGACACGGGCAGCACGGGGGGCTCACCCAGCTTCTGGGTGGCGTGGACAACGGAGCCGGCGTCCACGTCAGCCCCGTAGCGCATCTCCAGGATGGTTTTCTTGACCTTGACCGacttctgcttctcctcctgcatgCGCCGCTTGCGCAGGCAGTAGTAGACGGCTCCCAGCACGATGACCATGCCGAAGAGGCAGCCCAGGATGGTCATGATGTagtgggtggtggtggaggtgctGGGTGCCAGGTCGCCGGGCACTGGGTCCCTGGTGGTGAAGGTCAGGCAGGTGTGATTGAAGCGGCGGCTGTTTCGCAGCGAGGTCACGCAGAACGTGTACTCGGTGTGTGCCCGCAGCTTGTCCAGCGTCACGATCTCCTTCTTGTTCTTGAGTGTCATGACGTCGGAGAAGTAGCTGTTGTTGTATTGGACCAGCACGTACATCTTGCTGTAGGGGTGCGGGATGATGACCACCAGCGTGGCCGAGGTGAAGGTGACCTGGTGCAGCTTGATGGCCGGCCCCGCCGATGCGTCCGTGGTGGACGAGGCCGGCGGCTCCACCGACAGGATCTCGTCGGGGCTGAAGCCTGAGTTCTCGTCAGGCTCCCTCTGGGTGTCGGTGGAGTAGGGCGTGGGGTGGCTTGCAGGCCGGGCAGGCAGCGAGCCGTTTCGGCACTTGGCCTGGAGCACGGTGATGGCGTTGAGGCTGTGGTAGGGCCGGGGCACCAGCAGCGGGTAGCCGGCAAACTCACGTGGCGACTCACACTGCAGGCGGTCATAGTTCTTGGTGACATTGTTGAAGACCACGAGCCAGGCCAGGAAGCCGAAGAGGTCGCACTCGCAGTTGAAGGGGTTGCCGGCCAGCTCGCACACCATGAGGCTGGCCAGGCTGGCGAAGGTGGCGCCGTCGAGACGGCTGAGGCGGTTGGAGGACAGGTCGATGCTGATGAGGCTCGGGCACTCGGAGAAGGCAGCGGGCGTCACCACCTCGATGAGGTTGTGCTGCACGAAGAGGAACTGCAGACGACCCATGCCCCGCAGCATGCCCTCGGTCAGGTTGCTGAGCTTGTTGTAGCCCAGCTGCAGCACCTGCAGGCTCGACTGGCCCAGGAAGGCGCCGTCCTCTATGTAGGAGATCTCGTTCTTGGTGAGGTTGAGGTCGGTGAGGTTCCCGAAGCGGT is a window of Muntiacus reevesi chromosome 1, mMunRee1.1, whole genome shotgun sequence DNA encoding:
- the ELFN2 gene encoding protein phosphatase 1 regulatory subunit 29, whose amino-acid sequence is MLRLGLCAAALLCVCRPGTVRADCWLIEGDKGYVWLAICSQNQPPYETIPQHINSTVHDLRLNENKLKAVLYSSLNRFGNLTDLNLTKNEISYIEDGAFLGQSSLQVLQLGYNKLSNLTEGMLRGMGRLQFLFVQHNLIEVVTPAAFSECPSLISIDLSSNRLSRLDGATFASLASLMVCELAGNPFNCECDLFGFLAWLVVFNNVTKNYDRLQCESPREFAGYPLLVPRPYHSLNAITVLQAKCRNGSLPARPASHPTPYSTDTQREPDENSGFSPDEILSVEPPASSTTDASAGPAIKLHQVTFTSATLVVIIPHPYSKMYVLVQYNNSYFSDVMTLKNKKEIVTLDKLRAHTEYTFCVTSLRNSRRFNHTCLTFTTRDPVPGDLAPSTSTTTHYIMTILGCLFGMVIVLGAVYYCLRKRRMQEEKQKSVKVKKTILEMRYGADVDAGSVVHATQKLGEPPVLPVSRMSSIPSMIGEKLPTTSKGLEAGLDTPKVATKGNYIEVRTGTGSEGLARPEDDLPELENGQGSAAEISTIAKEVDKVNQIINNCIDALKLDSASFLGSGSGGGDPEMAFECQSLPAASTTSSTATPVPGVLERPSFLSPPYKEGSHHPLQRQLSADAAVARKTCSVSSSGSIKSAKVFSLDVPDHPATPGLAKGDSKYIEKGSPLNSPLDRLPLVPASSSGSSGGGGGGVHHLEVKPAYHCSEHRHSFPALYYEEGTDSLSQRVSFLKPLTRTKRDSTYSQLSPRHYYSGYSSSPEYSSESTHKIWERFRPYKKHHREEVYMAAGHALRKKVQFAKDEDLHDILDYWKGVSAQQKL